AAATCAgacaaattcctttttttttttctccatctagGACATACCATGAGGTAGACTCACTCGACTTGACTGGACTCAATCTAAATTTGGCCATAAAAGTtttcaacaacatattttggcattacattaaaaaaatgtaaaatcctttaaaaaatatatgctCTTTAACATTCACCGAGCCCGAACGTAAAAGGAATGTGTGATACATTTTTCCACGACGATTTGACCGACCGAACATGAAAGTGTTAGTCTTAATGGCTGACAACGTAAATATGAGGCTATGTAGCATACTTGGCATGCCTTATTTCTTGTTGACACTGAATAGACAgatttataagaaaaataagttTGTTCAATAACCTGATTGTGTGAATAAAACATGGTTGCAGCTCAGAAAGTTTGGCCAGTCTGTAATAATGGGTGTCGGCTAGGAGCACATGTATTAGCAAATCTAAAGGTGGTGATTCACTTTCAAGGCAATTTAAAAACAATGCCAATCTATTTCCATGTTTGATTTGGAttataaaagtattttaagaGCAAAATTTCTGGTTGTTGTACCAATTTTTTAACAGTAATATGCTGAGAATTGCGGTTTTAACCAGTTTCCTTACTGCTTTGAGCTAATTTCTTGACCTGAAAGTGGATCAACCTCAGCCGCTGGCAGCACAGTTGAGCTTTTTAGACATTTAACTCCTCCATGGCTAATGTGTGGGTATATTACAGACGACTATTGGAGTCCTTTGAAAGGCATTAAAGAGGAAGACAGTTTTCACTCCCAACTTATTAGATGGCAATTCAGTGTGCTATCTAAATGTCTTGCAGGTGCAAAACAACAATCACGTGGGCATTTTACACAAGAAAAGTAGAAGATGTTTCCCCACAGTGAATTCAAGCTCTCTACACTTAACTAGACTATGCTTGTATTAGTTACTTcaccacagcagtgcaacaaagCATCAGGAGCTGGAATCCAGTAAGAGGATCTGTTTATCCACAAATAAATCCCACATAAATGGAGTGAAATAGTGTGTAGGGGCATAGGTGTGATTCCTGTCAAGTCTGGAGGAGGGACATACCGCCATGTTAGCTAGGTACTAAGAGGTCAACAGGAACAGGTGACGCTCTTTCATTGTCAGCCCAGTTGCATGGCGACACGTCCCATTTACAACCAACTTTCTAACATTCAGCGATGAGTCCATACAGAGCTGAAATATCCTCATCCATGAACGAATTCCCCATTTAGTCCATAGCTAGCCTCGCCATGACAATACTGTGGATGGATGTGAGCTTTTTTTTGACTACATATTAAATTTTTAGCTTGCTTTTTTTGCTTCATAGTGTAGTGTTGCATCACTCTTACAGTTGGAATAGAAAGAAGTGAAGTGGAGGTGAAAGTATAAaacactagatggcagcagaaGTATTTTTAGTGTGCGTATCATCAGGTTGTTCCCAGGTTCTTCTAAAACGCTGCACCTCCCATTAGATTCCTTTAACCAAAGATATCACTGTTGCCATAATAGCACTCATTTCTATATCAACAGTATATTACATTAATAGTATTAAGTCTCACTAATTGATCTGATGAAATCACACAATGCTGCTTGTGTAGAGAAGTTCATTAACTTTGCGAGactttgcttttgtttctaCTGAATATATTCTGTGTTGGTTCAGTTATAAGATTATAGAGCGATATCTatggagaaaatgaatgagaaaatggGCCTCTTGTAAATTCAACCCAAACGTTTCAGCTCTGCAAGATTTCAGCGTTTAAGCGATAGTATTTCAGTTGGATTCAGCTAAAAAAACTAGTGTTCACGTTCCTCCGAAGCAACCTGTGTCACAGCTTGTAAAGACTGGTAGTGTACTGCCACATGTGGACTCTCTACACACCACACAGTGCACGTCTACATGCATGTAGTGTGATCTCTCATACAGACGTCGGCCTTTAAAAAGTCACAGCAAAGGACGCTGAAGTTGAAAGCGTATCCAAATATtactaaaatgaataaaacttttttttacacagaaataaaaatctaCAAACAAGCTGAAGACATGACTTGCTTCTGGGCTAGCTTCGGTCTGACTAGCATTTGTTGCTACATGAGTTTCTTTCATTATTCTTTCTGAGAAAGCTGAAACATGATAGTTAAGGTTTCTGTCTATATTCTAAGCTAAATGGGTATCAATTACTGTACTGGATAACAAAACCTAAGCACCTCATGATCttaacaaagataaaacaagttattttgttAGCATTGAACAACTGCAGCTGCCATGAAACTGTGACAGCGCTTCTCTGCGTTAAGACTCACCAGAGGTGTTAAATGCTAacaaaattattgtttttttatgactgtGTTTAAAGTTGAATGTCCAGAACAGTATTAGATACTTATTTACTCGGCATCTTGTTTTAGCTTCttagagaaatgaaaaaaaaaaaaatcaattttcgAGGCTAGCTAAAAAGAAGCTAGCTAAGAATGGGAGTTGAGCATTCAGCTCTTTATTTTACTCAGTAAATATGTTCCATCGAGCTAAAATGTGACCTTGTCCTAGCTGGATAGATCTTTTTCAACtagcatttttaaaacaattcttaatgtttgttttatcatcTTTAAAGTACATGATGGGAGGTGTTTTCTATTCAAATGGTTCCAGATCAATCATAgtagaagaaataaaataacttcAGTAATTTTATGTCATGATTTTAACTGAAAAACGtccttgtgtttttatattttgatatgGTGCAAACTTCATCCCTGTCGTATTCCACTCGAGTTAAATTTGATGCTAGAATTACAGCTAATGGCTAATATATATCAGCTGTATTGGTATAAGTAAGGTaatgatttttctttctgtgtaaATTCagcttttgtcttgtttttttaacatctgtTCTTTTCAAGAAGCCTCGAACAGAATCACAACTGTCACTTGTTAAAGACCAGATCTGTACATGATGCACTCGTATGTGCATATTCTATGtctacgcacacacatacacacacacactgtgcataCACACAAGGTCATATATTATAATGACATCACATTTGTTATCAAATACCTTTTTCTCTGTGCAAATTTTTAACACCAGTggttcaataaaaataaaaataggataaaacaaaaacaaaaaaaaaagccttttgaTTAGgatagcattaaaaaaaaataaaaataaaaaggatgatttcaaaaacaggagaaacaaACTCAAATGAACTCATAACATCCGCTGCCCTGGCGACAGTTTCTATGGTGCAAACGAGCAGGAAGTTATGATGGTGACGCATGCAGAAAGAAAATGACCAATCAGTGCTGCTTCCTGTGTTCGCTCAGTCCAATCCTGAGCTCCCGATCGTTATTAGAATTATATCGGATTACTAAAGCTGTCCACCTGAGGAGACTGCCGGGGTCTTTGCTTCCTGATCCTTCCTTGTCACATGATCAGGGAACTAGGAAGTGAATTtatgccccccccctcccgccccccctcccctcactCCGCCATGTccgtctgtctctgtttgtctccaCAGTTGTACAGAGCAACTCTACACACGCCTATCTACACGACCAGTCTTTTTAGTGTTCGTCTCTGTcaaaaaaatactacatttatatttacaacaATTAAATAGAGGTCAATTAAGCACTTGTGTGGTGTAGTGACGGGTATCGGAATTCGATGCTAGCAGAGGTGGCGAAGCTTTTTagtctgttttctctttttttatccttttttttttttttttttttttaaacacataaaacaggaaaGCCATCCTGGTTGTTAAAGTTACATCATGCCACAATAAATAAaggtgtagttttttttaaaaaaaaaaagggaagaaaggaaagaggagacaGGAAAGAACAATGAAGGGAAGGTTTTCTGTGCAAGATGGCTCTTCTGTGAAGCTCTAGCgctagtagcagtagcagtagtagtagtatgtGTAGAactagtagtagaagtagtgtTGAAGTCAAACTTCTGTGCTGGATGCGGTTTTCCCAGTATGCATTGTGCAGGGGAAGGTGGGTGGTATCAAGAAGGATTCTAGGTTGAAGTCGCTCTTAAACGGTGCAGAGAAGAGATCAGACTTTCAGACTATTTCTACACAAATTCCAACCTTTATGAGCGAAATCTTGGCCTCAGACCGGCGTTTTTTTTAAACCCTCGCCCTGTCAGAAACTGGTCAACAACCCACTGCCGTTCTACAACACGCTTAACTGACACACATGTAACACTGCGGCGCATTTTGAATGAACTGGAAATCCACCATCTGCACCCATGAACTGCTCGTCTCCCAGTCACACTTGCAGACAGGCCCGGGTGAGAAGGTGGGTGAGgttgtgggggtggggggttagCGGTATGGTTGGGGTGAGTGTGTCTCCCGGTTGCTCACCCCCTCATTTGCATTAGTGGTAGGCTGTTTAAagagtgtgtttatttgtgtgtgtgtgtgtgtgtgcgtgcgtgcgtgtgtgtatatgtgtgtctcaGTAGCTGTTTTCATGGCCTGCCAGGATGTAGAGGTTGCTGTGGGCTGTTGGGTTGTCTGTAGGCCGGCTCTCCAGCACCACCACCCTGTaatacaaacaacacacagccaaaaacacacacacacacacacacacacacacaatccagtTTAGTTTCAAGAAAAAGGTAGCAGAACATTCAATcagtctttgttttgattttaaatcCCAGACAAATGAACAAGCCCAGCCTGCTTCAGCAATTTATTAGTTTTtctgataaaataaatacaacactgaGTGATGTAAAGAGTGAAGACATAGTTAAGACCCCGGACAGCCAGCAACCCACACAGGATATGGTCAAAGCCTATAAAAGCCCtgttatttgtaaaaaaaaaaaaaaaaaaaaggcagcagaggGAGATGACTTGACACTAAACCCCTCACAAAGTATTCTCTGTTTACCCTGAGGAAAACTGTGAGAAAGCTGTTAATTACTCTTTTAAAAggctcacacattcacacatcatAATTCAATGAGACTCAGCTGTTGAGTGATGAGACAGCAGACACCATTACTCTATCATTAGTTCTTGGTAGCTCAAAACTATTAGATTTTGTGCAGGTTTTCCCAATCCCTGACAACAAAATGGACAGAATTTACTGATACAGATAAAATTGGTGTTCATGCTCTCATCACTCAACAGGTAaaatctccaaaaaaaaaatcgggCGTAATTTCCTCAGACACACTCTCTCTTCATCTCAAACAGCCTTAATGCTCCCAATCAATAAACAGATCAACAGAATTCCCGACAGAAAGAGGCAGAGTTTTTGGGCCAGCTGTGGCCAGCGGGCAGTGAGTGTACCTGGGCAGAGCGAGGCCTCTGTCCCCTGGATCTCTACAGTCAGCATTTCTTTAGTGATAAAATATCAGAGAGGATGTTAACAGAGacctaactgtgtgtgtgtgatgtgtatgaAGTTAGGAGGAGATATGGGttgattggtgtgtgtgtgtgtgtgtgtgttctcacctGTCCGATCCCAGTAGTCTGAAGATGCGTGTACTGTCAGAGATCTCCTGGGTGATCTGAAGAAcatcagagaaagagaaaaagagaatcATTAAGTAATAATCGGAGCAGACATCATGCTACAGGCCAACAGAACTAAAGGAGAATTGTATCAGATTCATATGTCCACAGTGTGAAATCAAAGTGTTTGAAATCAGATTTTGTGCAGCCATCTCTTACTGTACCGCTTTTCAGTTTAAAGCTTATGACAAAAAAACCATCATCAAGTGTGGGGCTGCATTACTGTCACAAGAATATAGATGGTTTGGGGGCGACAACGGCAACCGCAATGTCGTCTCGTGCTTGGTCGACTATAATCACATTGAAGTGGTGAGCAGCGTCCGCTGTAAAAAGCCTGATTGGAGCATCTCATCTCAAAATATTACCCTTAATTTAGTTTAGCGGGTATGAAAAACCTACCGACACTATTAACCAAACATTATTCTCCATTTATCTATGTACATTATAGGAATTCAGTAGCTACAACAATGACAATACAAATATTATAGTCTGAGATTAAGTAACGTCTCACCAAAATGCCGAGAAGTGAACATCATTATACTTTAAGACATGGTCTAAAGGTCACCTGTAGTGCACTTTTTTCTCTTATACAGTATCAGTCTCACCTCATTGGTCTTGAAACTCCGTCCCTGCATGCCATGCCTCCAGAAGGCCAGCACGCTGTCTTGGAGACAAACTGCAGAAACAGGGATTTACAAATAAGCCTGTATTAGTTAAATCCACTTTTCAAATCAAGTTGCCTTATTTCTAAGAAATGTCCTTCATTCTTTTAGCTCATGACATCTGTTCAGAGCCTGGAGCCGCATCGTCtcctttttatgttcttgtgtttgaaaatatacaaatgtggctggttttttttctttacctatGGATTCGATCTGGAAGTTGAAGGTGAGCTCAGCTGACAACTTCCTGCTGGATTTCAATCTTCCCTGGAGATTCACTATCTTTATACACCCtgagagggagcgagagaggaagatggggaagagagagaggaagcggCGTGAGTAAAAAGTCTGGTAGATCCATTGCAAAAGCTTCTGCATTATGACTTAAAAGTAAGTGAAGCTGCACAGTGCAAATGCAGAGAcgtgtaaaaatgtgtgtgtgttactcacTGTCGAGGCAGACTAAGATAGTGTCTCTCTCTAGCTGCGTGACGTGGATCACACACGTTTGTGgtgtgtctgcagagagaaagatgggcAACATCTGAAACATCTCTGTACAGCATGTTTTCCATTCAGAACaaattaaattgtattattttaacattacagAGCTGGTCATGCTGTTCTCACCTGCTTCTGTGAACCAGGAGGAGGTAGAGTTGGGGTTGACGGTGCCGAACCTGACCACCTGGTTGAGCTCGGTTCCTTTACTGACCGCCACGCAGATCAGAGGGTAAGTCTGCTCCGGGACCACCAACATCTCAAAGACCTCCAACGGACATGGCAACGGGAAGTCGATGTTCTGTTGAGAAGATGAGGATAAAGGAGGTGAGAAAGGGAAGTCTTAGTCTGCTATCATAGAGCATGCTGACATCTTTTAAAGacaggagaaaaataaaaacatgaggaAACACAAATGAGGAGTTTtgaagacaataaaaaaaaaatcacactgacCTTGATGAGCATGAACTTCTGCATGGACTCCACCCACTCCAACAGCATGACACTGGACTGAAAGGCTCCACACAGGTACTTATGGCCTGTGTACGGGTTGCGAACTGCATGGAAACAACACCATGTATCAGTAAATTTGTATCATGGTAACACTTAACAGTGGCTTCATTTCTGTGCATTAAACTGCACAACTGTGTTTCTACACACTTGTAAGTTTCATCACGTACTGATGAGACTTATATTAAAAACTGACAGTGCTATTAATGTATGTATAATATGTTTCCTATGGGATAAATACAAGGATTATAATCAACATAACACCATGCTAGTTTTTCTGAGGATATCATTTAGCTGACTCACCTACGCAGCACTTTTGGCACCCTTTAGTGTCTGGAATTTTATTGGACACAGCAAACTTCCTATAAACAGACAAACGAGGAAATCCATGTCActcaaaaaagatttttgttaCACAGATGATTCAAATATGGATGTAAATTATAAACAGATATGTACATTTTCTATGACTGAAGAAAGATAAGATTATGGTTAGAATTCAGCAGACCAAATGACTTCAGTAAaaggaaatatatttttttgtgttgacTGATAGGTTGGACCTCATGTTTGGAGAGTTACCTGGGAATCATCTTATCAGGCAGTTTGTGTGTGGGAATGGCTACTGGTAACTTCTGTAACTGTCTGGCCTGTTCGAATAGACCACTCAGATTATGAGAGTACAGCTGGGAGGCTTTTCCTGGAATAGAATAGAGaacattgagaaaaaaaagttattgatGAGTTATTGAGGATGCAAGAGGTAATAACCACCAATAACGAAGAGTCAATAATTGAGATGGACGTATTTTAGCTCACCAGATATGGAGAGAAGACAGTTGTTCATGACATACAGCCAGGTGCACCGCCGAGGGAAGAGCTGCAGACATTTACAAAGTAGAGAGAGAAGCAAAGTAACACCGTGTTATAAGTCAAGTAGTTTatgatttaatgtatttataaattataatataattacaaTAATTTATCTCAAAGAAAGGACCTTACAATACTTGTCTACCACTGGAAAGCATAATTATTTAGGAATTACAAACATATTGCActaaaaattacaaaacaaaataaaaagcaagtCAAAGACATTTCCATAAAGTATATTACTGTTAGTATATTTATTAATGTGTGATCTCCAGTCTCACCTGCTCCATCGATGTCTCGTGCAGCTCGTTAAGGTTTAGTGTGTAAATTCCCTCTTCAGCTCCGAATATCAAATACTggtctgaaacacacacacaaacacacacacacacacacacacacacaaacacaaccatTATACCACATATTAGAGTAAGGCAACAGctcacaacacagaaaatacacCCCTGCTGTGACGACATATTCATCACTCTTTATCTTGTTTGCTGTTCATTACCTCTGGTGTCAGGGTTGATCCAGGAAGTGGCACAGTGGATCTTCAGAGGGCAGCCGTTGAACACCTTGGAGAAACACGCACCCATCTACAAATGGGAGGAGGTGGTGAATTAATGCAATGCAAAGGATGCGCTCTGCGGATTATGATGGTGGAACGGGTTAAAAGTTTGACATcctttaagtgtgtttttgctCAGAGAGTGATGGAACcgtgatgaaataaaaacatgtcctACAGGGTTGTTAAAGCAATTTTAAAGTAAATAGTTTGTTGTCCATATTTGATTTACTTTCTCTGGAGATAACCAACTGAGTCCCAGACTTCCCCAGATCAAAATGACACTACACAATATGACTCACAATACCTCAGCTACACATTTTTTTTggtataataaaacaaaaatgttctaatagagaacaaaaagagacaaaaagagactGTTACTTACATGGACTTTGGGTGTAGGCGGGAGGCCGTTACTGATTGGCTTCTAAGACACACGGAAACAAagatacacgcacacacacggagTTAGTCAGTATTAAATTATGAACAATCACGGGAAAAAAAACGTATGCGAATTTCAAATATAACtataacaaaaacaagtaattagACCAAGAAGGTAAAAATGATGCACTCCCAGTTTTTCTTAGCAGTGGTTTGAAACTCCACAATGAGGACATGGACCTTTAAAAGGAAAGCATGGTTTGGGTGTAGTTTTTGTCATCGCTAACATTACAGTTGTTTGGTCTTAGGAGGTGCCCAAATCCCACCCTTCCTTCCCTGACTGATCAGCAGGAGTCTCTAGTGCAACAACAAGGATGTGATCCCTCACCCACAAAATACTGCCAACTGTATCAGAGTGCATGTTTTTTCCCTCTGCACCACAGCAATATGTACATTGTTAACAATTTTATTAATGACGTCATCAAAGCAAACCAATTCAGAATCGGAGAAACCGACTCCTCAAAATAAAAAGAGCTCTCTTCCAGGAGGTCACCAGGTCTGCTTACCGGAACATCCTTCTTGTCTTTCCGTATGGGGACACTAGGGGGCATGGtggactgtctgtctgctggactgtctctctctccattgtGTGAAGAGTTCAGCCCATTGCCTATAACAACAGATACAGAACTCAATGTGTGTTGGAGGctgatggagtgtgtgtgtgtgtgtgtgtgtgtgtaagggacagagaggggggagagagagtgtgtgtgtgtgtgtaagggacagagaggggggagagagagtgtgtgtgtgtgtgcatatgaagctgtgtgtttgagagagaaagtgggtGAAAAAGTAAAGCaagtgaacagaaaaaaaaagactgcagaTACAGTCCACGCACTCTCGACATTTTCTCGTACACACCGTTGGTTTCAATGAGTAGAATCTAACCCACAGGActgaagacacagaggagagttTAACGTAAACAGTAACAAACTACCGGGAGCaaggagggagggtgggagggagggagggagggaaggagggagcaGGCTAGCAAGAAGAACACAGAGGATCAAAATATAGTCATGAGCGAAGGAGGGTGTGAATGCACCACGTACAACCTGCCAGATATTGGTCAATTTTCAGTAATGGCTAGTAGGTTTGTCTACTACTAACACTACTGGCAAGTAATCAACACTGTCCAAACACTCTGATTTGGTTTATTTAGTAGTAAAAtaatgagacttttttttttttttttttacagtgactaACCTCTGTGGatataaacagaaatatttcCTGTCATGACCAAGAGGAAAACATCTTCACACACGTATGCATTAACAGAGTGTAACACTGTTAATGCCTGCAGAAGGCTTAATGAACCAGTGATTCCAGCATGACTGTATATTTTGTTCTACTTTTTGTCTTCCATCCAATTAAAGGGTAATGCTGATAAAATAAACCATATTTTCCAATCTGTTTTCTGATCTCCACGATTCAACTCATCTCCTTAGACTTTACAGCATcttaatatttgtttattataagttacccccccccccccccaatatCAAGGAAATACCCAATCTAATAAAAGTGAATCAACTAATGGGAAAAAATTGAGTTTAAGATGCATCTGATCAGCCAGGACgatgttttctcctcttccttcttcctcctaGGAAGTGAGGGGGAGTGGTAGCAGACTACTAGCTTTTGATCGATTGGATTAAACAACCAATCAGACTTCACAGAAGATGACTTTTAAAGACAAACAATCATATTAGGCAGGAGCTGATGGACGTaaggaaataaaagcaaagaaattaaaaaaaagcgCTATTATTAATGGACTCATggaacaaataaatcaataagaCTACGAGGACTGACTAATGGGTGACCACACAACCAATCAAAGGGGATGACAGGGTCAGTGGACACTATCAATCTACCAATCGGCTGCTCTTactctcttccttttcctcctctttttcctgctcctctTTCACCTCCTTCAGCACCTCCCAtgcctcctccagctcctcctctgtgtgaGGCGTGTGGAGCCATTCCCAGAAATGCCTAAAGCTCCCATCATCCTCTGGGGCAGAGTTTTCGACGTCCGTGCACTTCAAGCTCTCGTTACCTAGGCTGCTGCGGCGGTGGGGCGGCAGCTTCGGGGGCGGGGGCCGCGGGGGGACGTTGGAGGCGGGCT
This genomic interval from Thunnus thynnus chromosome 14, fThuThy2.1, whole genome shotgun sequence contains the following:
- the LOC137197398 gene encoding mitogen-activated protein kinase kinase kinase kinase 3-like isoform X3, whose amino-acid sequence is MMNSSVDLSRRNPQEDFELIQRIGSGTYGDVYKARNVNTGELAAIKVIKLEPGEDFAVVQQEIIMMKDCKHSNIVAYFGSYLRRDKLWISMEYCGGGSLQDIYHVTGPLSESQIAYMSRETLQGLYYLHNKGKMHRDIKGANILLTDNGYVKLADFGVSAQITATLAKRKSFIGTPYWMAPEVAAVERKGGYNQLCDIWAVGITAIELAELQPPMFDLHPMRALFLMTKSNFQPPKLKDKLKWTNNFHHFVKLALTKNPKKRPTAEKLLQHPFVSQPLSRTLAIELLDKANNPDHSTYNDFDDDDPEPEFKYRGHFLPISPGARRAPRFAARRKSPVSVPHRIRSTSRSTREGKTLSEINFGQVKFDPPLRKETEPHHEPDLQLEYGHDSPSLLGGNKSLLKSVEEELQQRGHVAHLGDDEDEDDDGADDDETHTHKSSTIMRPKVPPPLPPKPKSICSSQQQQQQKQDDSQSHSEDDGGGGGTIKRCPVPETPSPAKPASNVPPRPPPPKLPPHRRSSLGNESLKCTDVENSAPEDDGSFRHFWEWLHTPHTEEELEEAWEVLKEVKEEQEKEEEKEESNGLNSSHNGERDSPADRQSTMPPSVPIRKDKKDVPKPISNGLPPTPKVHMGACFSKVFNGCPLKIHCATSWINPDTRDQYLIFGAEEGIYTLNLNELHETSMEQLFPRRCTWLYVMNNCLLSISGKASQLYSHNLSGLFEQARQLQKLPVAIPTHKLPDKMIPRKFAVSNKIPDTKGCQKCCVVRNPYTGHKYLCGAFQSSVMLLEWVESMQKFMLIKNIDFPLPCPLEVFEMLVVPEQTYPLICVAVSKGTELNQVVRFGTVNPNSTSSWFTEADTPQTCVIHVTQLERDTILVCLDRCIKIVNLQGRLKSSRKLSAELTFNFQIESIVCLQDSVLAFWRHGMQGRSFKTNEITQEISDSTRIFRLLGSDRNADCRDPGDRGLALPRYTHCPLATAGPKTLPLSVGNSVDLFIDWEH